One segment of Nostoc piscinale CENA21 DNA contains the following:
- a CDS encoding sensor histidine kinase, with the protein MEREEKKLLQQRIANTDVGVRQIIFVVVLGYGLSSFLIVGVYFLLQKQIQINKVLSAEAILLEQQAAKAKLVNLLETVTDAFVALDANWCYTYVNQRAGQIFNRRPEDLIGKNIWEEFPEGVGQKFYHAYYQAVSEQKVIQIEEYYPPWDRWFENRIYPSQEGLSIFFQDITQRKLAELALENSEKRYRSLVLATSQAVWLTDAQGFPKEYSSWIALTGQTQEELQVWGWLNAIHPQDRELSLFLWNQAREWKSPYKLEHRVRVADGNYRFFAVRGVPILDADNQIQEWIGTHTDITDRKLAEEALQQAKAELEIKVQERTAELEKLNEELRNSNQELEQFAYVASHDLQEPLRAVTGYSQLLVEEYRERLDDSAQEYIDYIIDGARRMQQLIQDLLAYSRIGTRGRIFTLTDCNVVLREALSNLSVAIAESQAVITHEPLPNLLADKTQLIQLFQNLIGNAIKFRRKDVTPQIHISAAIVEKSEGVGVQGWKALDEECLTQNHEIWLFSVQDNSIGVKSQYLNRIFEIFRRLHTRREFSGTGIGLAICKKIVERHNGHIWAESQLGVGTTFYFTLHESATPESLDKDV; encoded by the coding sequence ATGGAGAGGGAAGAAAAAAAACTATTACAACAGCGGATAGCAAACACAGATGTAGGGGTTCGCCAAATTATTTTTGTAGTGGTTTTGGGATATGGCTTAAGTTCTTTTCTGATAGTAGGAGTTTATTTTTTACTACAAAAGCAAATTCAAATTAATAAAGTTTTGTCAGCAGAAGCGATTCTTTTAGAACAGCAAGCAGCTAAAGCAAAGCTGGTAAATCTTTTAGAAACTGTAACAGATGCTTTTGTGGCTTTAGATGCTAATTGGTGTTATACCTACGTGAATCAAAGGGCGGGACAAATTTTCAATCGTCGTCCAGAAGATTTAATTGGCAAAAATATTTGGGAAGAGTTTCCCGAAGGTGTGGGACAGAAGTTTTATCATGCTTATTACCAAGCTGTGTCCGAACAAAAAGTAATTCAGATTGAAGAGTATTATCCACCGTGGGATCGCTGGTTTGAAAATCGCATTTATCCTAGCCAAGAAGGGTTATCAATTTTCTTTCAAGATATTACGCAGCGCAAGTTGGCAGAACTGGCTTTAGAAAACAGTGAAAAACGATATCGTTCATTGGTACTAGCGACATCTCAAGCAGTGTGGTTAACTGATGCTCAGGGTTTTCCTAAAGAATATTCCTCATGGATAGCTTTAACAGGTCAAACTCAGGAAGAACTTCAAGTATGGGGATGGCTGAATGCAATTCATCCTCAAGACCGAGAGCTTTCTCTGTTTTTATGGAATCAGGCTAGAGAATGGAAAAGTCCTTATAAGTTGGAACATCGTGTGCGAGTCGCTGATGGTAATTATCGATTTTTTGCTGTGAGGGGAGTTCCTATATTAGATGCTGACAACCAAATTCAGGAGTGGATAGGAACTCATACTGATATTACAGACCGCAAACTCGCAGAAGAAGCACTACAACAAGCCAAAGCCGAACTAGAAATTAAAGTTCAGGAACGTACAGCCGAATTAGAAAAACTAAATGAGGAACTAAGAAACTCGAATCAAGAATTAGAACAGTTTGCCTATGTAGCTTCTCATGATTTGCAAGAACCGTTACGGGCTGTAACTGGCTATAGTCAATTATTAGTAGAGGAATATCGAGAGAGGTTAGATGATTCTGCCCAAGAATATATAGATTACATTATTGATGGTGCGAGACGAATGCAGCAGTTGATTCAAGACTTGCTGGCTTATTCTCGGATAGGTACCAGAGGTCGAATATTTACGCTGACTGACTGCAATGTTGTGCTGAGGGAGGCTTTGAGTAATTTATCGGTAGCGATCGCAGAAAGTCAAGCTGTCATCACTCATGAGCCATTACCCAACCTGCTTGCAGATAAAACTCAGTTAATCCAATTATTTCAAAATTTAATTGGTAATGCCATCAAGTTTCGCCGCAAAGATGTAACACCACAAATTCATATAAGTGCAGCGATAGTAGAGAAGAGTGAGGGAGTGGGGGTGCAGGGGTGGAAGGCTTTAGATGAAGAATGTTTGACTCAAAACCATGAAATTTGGTTATTTTCTGTACAAGATAACAGTATTGGCGTTAAATCTCAGTATCTTAACCGGATTTTTGAAATTTTTCGTCGTCTACATACCCGGCGCGAATTTTCAGGTACAGGAATTGGTTTGGCTATCTGTAAAAAAATAGTTGAGCGTCACAATGGTCATATATGGGCTGAATCTCAGTTAGGAGTGGGTACAACGTTTTACTTTACCCTTCATGAATCAGCTACCCCAGAAAGTTTAGATAAAGACGTGTAA